A portion of the Oncorhynchus gorbuscha isolate QuinsamMale2020 ecotype Even-year linkage group LG19, OgorEven_v1.0, whole genome shotgun sequence genome contains these proteins:
- the prx gene encoding neuroblast differentiation-associated protein AHNAK isoform X1: MDSSTDAQAVEETASEVVEVVLETEAEAGASGYSVTGGGERGLFIKDVLKDSTAAKHLSLQQGDQLLSARVYFDNVKYEDALKILQCAEPYKVSFFLKRTIAGADVTMHPGTTSLELKGPKTKMQKMSVKSIKPFKAKKKKGGRFGLKRLKENKKGSTGAELEMEGSPSKVELNPIDVEFAFPKFKLGKDGKAEGAEQHGGVVTTGRKKRTITCSRMKANGAEAATGEVDITEPAGQADVSLPDVPGAKVKVKGKGHRFGIHFPKTKKTKSDTALSGGSLDLKPPGVKFTPPSVEFSLPSGNKDVDLQKREVKVKEGSKLMHREVELSLGLPSACHSDEIDGEIKEKGLAEGVEGSTGLPSIKMPVIDIFAPNIDLQLDTRRTVPDEIEGPFFKGPNISMPKTDIALPKIGSSNMDIEGPEKGGKICLPIVDISLPKMIPAEANVDVEGHIGKGGKFKTPTFDVSLPKFKSPAEHTNIEGPEVKGEFNMPKVDLLCPKGKAEGKVDIEGYLGKGGQFQMPTFDISLPKMKSSERERNVEGPEVKGGKMKMPSIDISLPEGKTEGNINIEGHSGKGGKFKMTSCDISPPKMKGDASLEGPELKGGKFEMPSLDISLAKGKTEGEVNIDANVGKEGKFSLPKIRLPKGDMKIEGSDVKGITFPMPTIDCSLPAGTTEGDMSVEGDASNGGKSHMPSFDISAPRVKLPDGKAKVEGPEIKGGKVEMPKMDVSLPKGKTAGEVNIEGHVSKGGRFKMPTFGISFPKLKSPEGKVNTEGPEVKGGKFKMPTIGISLPKGKSEGDINVEGGSEAGGKFHMPTCDISPPKMKSPDADTSLEGPEVKGGKCHMPTIDLSLPKGKGAIDTEGHSGKGGKFQMPAFDISLPKMKTPDGEVSLEVPEVKGGNINMPTMNISLPKGKMEGEAKGHASKGGKLHMPSIDISLPKMKLPEGEVKVEGPEAKGGNIEMPSTDISLPKGKMEGEIDIEGHSGKGGRFHMPTFDVSLPKMKSLEPDVSLAGPDTKGGKFHMPTMDFSLPKEKGEIDTQGHSGKGGKFQMPALDISHPKMKTPEGEVSLEGPDVKGGKFKMPKIDISLPKGKTEGGIDIEGHLGGKGKFHMPTCDMSLPKMKSNDGDMKLEGPEVKGSKIHMPKIDNSLPKGKAECDIQVDGHGGKGGKFQMPSIDISLPKMKLLEGEVKVEGPEAKDGKFEIPTNYISLQKGNAEGEIDMEGHSGKGGKFHMPKFDVSLPKMKIPEGDIKLEGPEGKGNKIQLPNIDISLPKGKTEGDIEVEGHGGKGGKFHMPSIDISLPKMKLPEGEVKVEGPEAKGGNIEMPPIDISLPKGKMEGGIDIEVHSGKGGRFHMPTVDVSLPKMKSLEPDVSLEGPDVKGGKFEMPKIDILLPKGKTEGETDIEEHSGNGGKFHMTSFDVSLPKMKHPVGDVKEGLEVKGGKFKMPKIEAEVRSGVKLPTVKLPKVDVSAPKVDFDSGLSKSEGDDREETELQKAEGERPSSGSSSDMPDISLKMPRFSLPKFGGKSSGDVSLEGYGTEDDIDISPPRADGEGRPASAEIRGEGKIEGKLKKPKMKMPMFGISKKDVSKASPDVEIKTEKGKVDIPKPGISVEHPEDKANRKYRLKFPKFKKSSPKGKLPEGEIDVSMDSGMEGKGGIHAPDDTNKMPKFSMPGFGSQEIDFDSSGPSAELDVTGKVQIPSVEISLPAAKKYEQEVLLPKAEVDVSEADIRGYEGNLKIPKMPTIDVSALKIDLDVTLPKIKHETKIEGDGGKFKMPNIKMPDIDLSLPKEKTGNIDASKVEIEGRGGKFKMPVIKMPKVDISLPIGRHRAMDVSTVDIEGEGVKFKMPHMEMPNVDISLTKGKSGGIEGPEMEIEGGGGNVKMPHMKMPVVDLSHPKGKSGDKSAPEIEMEGEGGTFKMPHIKMPNIDLSLPKGKSGEIEGPEVEIEGEGGKSKMPHMKMPNIDVSIPKGKSGEVEGPEVEIEGEGGKFKMPHMKMPNIHISLLKGKTGDVNVTESEIEGDGGKSKMPHMKMPNVDISLSRGKTGEIEAPEMEIQSEGGKFKMPKVDISLPKGKYGEIRAPEMEVKGGNFKMPHMKMPNIAISLPKGKSGDVNAPELEMDGEGGRYKMPEIKLSNIDITMPKGNSGDIDAEIKQPNAEAEGNIKMPLIGLPTFTTPDLDLDMNVGNPNHGAEVHGKSSDKTGSHSEGDHKTKIKMPTIDIECPKEDMELDIGFHKAEGKKDRKIIELPDLDLKTSGTKGKGPKVKSTKFKIGLPKMKNTGDQALDATTKKTGKENEGASGRFMIKKTKLGKGADVAADAKAVGSVLPNISFPDVGFSVSKGASQEDEGHGPEMSAKLPKFKLPNVEISGPSMIGQGGAQINSGQQENKDGIKFQMPKVTLPSVGLKSKQGSAEPTGTDAGTENGFTLPNLGIKVLKIPDIDFDIGASQAEDQGAETSTRQKIKIPKFGVALPAMSSPEARVHLKDPEVEYEGPKMPKVKKAVFVLVNPQTDHSTMSTMCEASVESGEAKIRMPKIKMKPSFGKSGSKEKSVALSIEGDVDRDDKSKGAKQKIPKVTFSPGKTGSFDVTLKGEGSSSSLNGEKVSTFQNGSKEDKAKFVKLKLPKIEFSSPYSKIGRGEEDLEMSAKLVKESSGTDGETKRKKVKSGKMSFPGFKKKTSKGEEETQDSVVSSSARTEMLDQDSSESTTAMVSIGFVPGKSRGQAEAESNKKEMEGKQSTWFKSPKFNLKPNSTGILLITPEGSPQGSRSSLQCQGVDETAGNFRLQMPSTGFSTQEVSEENVTTTKEGTVTVVTKTTKNTVTESRTGQTHTSLSHCNH, encoded by the exons ATGGATTCTTCAACAGATGCCCAAGCAGTG GAGGAAACTGCATCTGAGGTGGTGGAGGTTGTGCTGGAGacagaggctgaggctggagccaGCGGCTACAGTGTCACAGGTGGAGGGGAGCGAGGCCTCTTCATTAAGGACGTCCTTAAAGACTCCACTGCAGCAAAGCATCTAAGCCTCCAGCAAG GAGATCAGTTGCTCAGTGCAAGAGTCTACTTTGACAATGTGAAGTATGAGGATGCCCTGAAGATCTTGCAGTGTGCAGAGCCTTATAAAGTCTCCTTTTTCCTGAAGAGGACCATCGCCGGAGCTGATGTCACCATGCACCCTGGCACCACCAGCTTGGAACTGAAAGGACCCAAAACCAAGATGCAGAAAATG AGTGTCAAGAGCATCAAACCTTTCAAAGCGAAGAAAAAGAAGGGAGGACGTTTTGGATTGAAAAGGCTGAAGGAAAACAAGAAAGGGAGTACTGGAGCagagttagagatggagggatcccCTTCCAAGGTGGAGCTCAACCCCATTGACGTGGAGTTTGCCTTCCCCAAGTTCAAGCTGGGGAAGGATGGGAAGGCAGAGGGAGCTGAGCAGCATGGAGGAGTGGTCACCACTGGCAGGAAGAAGAGGACGATAACGTGTTCCAGGATGAAAGCAAATGGTGCTGAGGCGGCTACAGGAGAAGTTGACATAACAGAACCAGCGGGACAGGCTGACGTCTCCCTGCCAGACGTGCCTGGAGCTAAGGTCAAAGTCAAAGGAAAGGGCCACAGGTTCGGAATTCATTTCCCTAAAACAAAAAAGACTAAATCGGACACTGCCTTGTCTGGAGGGTCCCTGGACCTGAAACCTCCTGGTGTCAAATTCACACCACCCTCAGTGGAATTCAGTTTGCCATCTGGAAACAAGGACGTTGACCTACAGAAACGAGAAGTGAAAGTCAAGGAGGGGTCAAAATTGATGCACAGAGAGGTAGAGCTTTCATTAGGACTTCCCTCAGCCTGTCACTCTGATGAAATTGATGGTGAGATAAAAGAAAAAGGTTTAGCTGAAGGAGTTGAAGGGTCAACAGGCCTGCCTAGCATTAAAATGCCAGTTATTGACATCTTTGCACCCAACATAGATCTGCAGCTGGACACCCGGCGTACAGTACCAGACGAGATAGAGGGACCCTTTTTTAAAGGGCCAAATATATCCATGCCCAAAACTGACATCGCATTACCAAAGATTGGATCGTCTAACATGGATATTGAAGGTCCAGAAAAGGGTGGAAAAATTTGCCTGCCAATTGTTGACATTTCACTGCCAAAGATGATACCAGCAGAAGCAAACGTTGATGTGGAAGGACACATTGGAAAAGGAGGCAAGTTCAAAACGCCAACTTTCGATGTTTCTCTTCCAAAATTCAAGTCTCCAGCGGAGCATACGAATATAGAGGGGCCTGAAGTCAAAGGGGAGTTCAACATGCCAAAAGTTGACCTATTATGCCCAAAAGGCAAAGCAGAGGGAAAGGTGGACATTGAAGGATACTTAGGAAAAGGAGGTCAATTTCAGATGCCCACATTTGACATTTCTCTACCAAAAATGAAgtcatcagagagagaaaggaatgtAGAAGGACCTGAAGTGAAGGGTGGCAAAATGAAAATGCCCTCTATTGACATATCTCTCCCTGAAGGAAAAACAGAGGGGAATATTAACATTGAGGGACATTCTGGAAAAGGAGGCAAGTTCAAAATGACCTCATGTGACATTTCTCCTCCTAAAATGAAGGGTGACGCCAGTTTAGAGGGACCTGAATTGAAAGGGGGAAAGTTTGAAATGCCCTCACTTGATATTTCCCTTGCCAAAGGAAAAACAGAGGGTGAAGTCAACATTGATGCAAATGTAGGAAAAGAAGGAAAGTTCTCTCTTCCAAAAATAAGGTTACCAAAGGGTGACATGAAAATAGAAGGATCTGATGTGAAAGGCATCACATTTCCTATGCCCACTATAGATTGTTCACTTCCAGCAGGAACAACAGAAGGTGACATGAGCGTCGAAGGAGATGCATCTAATGGAGGAAAGTCTCACATGCCTTCATTTGATATTTCTGCTCCAAGAGTAAAGTTACCAGATGGTAAAGCCAAAGTAGAAGGACCTGAAATTAAAGGTGGAAAGGTTGAGATGCCAAAAATGGATGTTTCCCTTCCAAAAGGCAAAACAGCAGGAGAAGTTAACATTGAAGGCCATGTCAGTAAAGGGGGCAGGTTTAAGATGCCCACATTCGGCATTTCTTTCCCAAAATTGAAGTCACCAGAGGGTAAGGTCAACACAGAGGGACCTGAAGTCAAAGGAGGGAAGTTTAAAATGCCTACAATTGGCATTTCACTACCAAAAGGAAAATCGGAAGGTGACATCAATGTTGAAGGAGGTTCTGAAGCAGGAGGCAAATTTCATATGCCCACATGTGACATTTCTCCTCCAAAAATGAAGTCACCCGATGCAGATACCAGTTTAGAAGGACCAGAAGTCAAAGGAGGGAAGTGTCACATGCCAACAATTGACCTTTCCCTTCCCAAGGGAAAGGGAGCAATTGACACTGAAGGACATTCTGGAAAAGGAGGCAAGTTCCAAATGCCAGCATTCGATATATCACTTCCAAAAATGAAGACACCAGATGGTGAAGTCAGCCTAGAAGTCCCTGAAGTCAAAGGGGGGAACATTAATATGCCAACGATGAACATTTCTCTTCCAAAAGGAAAAATGGAGGGTGAAGCTAAGGGACATGCAAGCAAAGGGGGAAAACTTCACATGCCCTCAATTGACATTTCCCTTCCAAAAATGAAGTTGCCTGAAGGTGAAGTCAAAGTAGAAGGCCCCGAAGCCAAAGGTGGAAACATTGAAATGCCATCGACTGATATTTCACTTCCCAAAGGAAAGATGGAGGGGGAAATTGACATTGAAGGACATTCTGGAAAAGGAGGAAGATTTCATATGCCTACATTTGATGTTTCCCTTCCAAAAATGAAGTCACTAGAACCAGATGTCAGTTTAGCAGGACCGGACACCAAAGGAGGGAAGTTTCATATGCCAACAATGGACTTTTCCCTTCCCAAGGAAAAGGGTGAGAttgacactcaaggacattctggAAAAGGAGGCAAGTTCCAAATGCCAGCATTGGATATATCACATCCAAAAATGAAGACACCAGAAGGAGAAGTCAGCCTAGAAGGCCCTGATGTGAAAGGTGGAAAGTTTAAAATGCCAAAGATTGATATTTCACTTCCAAAAGGAAAAACAGAAGGGGGAATCGACATTGAAGGACATTTGGGGGGAAAAGGAAAGTTTCACATGCCCACATGCGACATGTCTTTGCCAAAAATGAAGTCAAATGATGGTGACATGAAATTAGAGGGGCCAGAAGTGAAAGGCAGTAAAATACATATGCCTAAAATTGACAATTCTCTTCCAAAGGGGAAGGCAGAATGTGATATTCAGGTTGACGGGCATGGTGGTAAAGGTGGAAAGTTCCAGATGCCCTCAATTGACATTTCTCTTCCAAAAATGAAGTTGCTCGAGGGTGAAGTCAAAGTAGAAGGCCCTGAAGCCAAAGATGGAAAGTTTGAAATTCCAACAAATTATATTTCACTCCAAAAAGGAAATGCAGAGGGAGAAATTGACATGGAAGGACATTCCGGAAAAGGAGGAAAGTTTCATATGCCAAAGTTTGATGTATCGCTACCAAAAATGAAGATCCCAGAGGGTGACATCAAACTAGAGGGACCAGAAGGGAAAGGCAACAAAATACAGTTACCTAACATTGACATTTCTCTTCCTAAAGGGAAAACTGAAGGAGATATTGAGGTTGAGGGGCATGGTGGCAAAGGGGGCAAGTTTCACATGCCCTCAATTGACATTTCCCTTCCAAAAATGAAGTTGCCTGAAGGTGAAGTCAAAGTAGAAGGCCCCGAAGCCAAAGGTGGAAACATTGAAATGCCACCGATTGATATTTCACTTCCCAAAGGAAAGATGGAGGGGGGAATTGATATTGAAGTTCATTCTGGAAAAGGAGGAAGATTTCATATGCCTACAGTTGACGTTTCCCTTCCAAAAATGAAGTCACTAGAACCAGATGTCAGTTTAGAAGGACCGGACGTCAAAGGAGGGAAGTTTGAAATGCCAAAGATTGATATTTTACTTCCAAAAggaaaaacagagggagaaactgACATTGAAGAACATTCTGGAAATGGAGGAAAGTTTCATATGACCTCATTTGATGTGTCACTACCAAAGATGAAGCACCCAGTGGGTGATGTCAAAGAAGGCCTTGAAGTCAAAGGGGGGAAGTTTAAAATGCCCAAAATTGAAGCAGAGGTTAGGAGTGGAGTCAAGTTACCAACTGTTAAACTGCCAAAAGTAGACGTATCTGCACCAAAGGTTGACTTCGACTCTGGGCTGTCAAAATCTGAAGGAGATGATAGGGAAGAGACGGAGCTACAAAAAGCAGAGGGTGAAAGGCCATCCTCTGGGTCAAGTTCTGACATGCCAGATATCTCTCTCAAAATGCCAAGATTTTCTCTCCCTAAATTTGGTGGAAAGTCTAGTGGAGATGTAAGCCTAGAAGGATATGGCACAGAGGATGATATTGATATTAGCCCCCCACGAGCGGATGGTGAGGGCAGACCAGCATCAGCAGAAATACGCGGAGAGGGAAAAATAGAAGGTAAACTAAAGAAGCCCAAAATGAAAATGCCAATGTTTGGAATATCTAAGAAAGATGTATCAAAAGCCAGCCCTGATGTGGAAATCAAGACAGAAAAAGGGAAAGTGGACATTCCAAAGCCAGGAATCAGTGTAGAACATCCAGAGGACAAAgcaaatagaaaatatagactAAAATTCCCAAAGTTTAAGAAGTCATCTCCTAAAGGTAAACTaccagagggagaaatagatgtCTCAATGGATAGTGGAATGGAAGGGAAAGGTGGCATTCATGCACCCGATGATACAAACAAAATGCCAAAGTTCTCCATGCCAGGGTTTGGCTCACAGGAGATAGACTTTGACAGTAGTGGACCCAGTGCTGAACTAGATGTCACAGGAAAGGTACAAATACCATCAGTGGAGATATCCCTGCCAGCTGCCAAGAAATATGAGCAAGAAGTGTTACTCCCAAAGGCTGAGGTGGATGTGTCTGAGGCTGACATCAGAGGTTATGAAGGAAACCTGAAAATCCCTAAAATGCCAACTATTGATGTATCAGCACTCAAAATTGACCTTGATGTAACTCTGCCTAAAATCAAGCATGAAACAAAAATTGAGGGGGATGGAGGCAAATTTAAGATGCCAAACATCAAAATGCCTGATATAGATTTATCACTTCCTAAAGAGAAAACTGGGAACATTGATGCATCCAAGGTTGAAATTGAGGGAAGGGGTGGAAAATTCAAGATGCCTGTCATTAAAATGCCAAAGGTTGACATATCACTTCCAATAGGAAGACATAGAGCAATGGATGTATCCACAGTGGACATTGAAGGAGAAGGTGTAAAATTCAAGATGCCACATATGGAAATGCCAAATGTTGATATATCACTTACCAAAGGAAAAAGTGGAGGGATTGAAGGGCCAGAGATGGAAATTGAAGGAGGGGGCGGAAATGTCAAAATGCCACATATGAAAATGCCTGTGGTAGACTTATCACATCCGAAGGGAAAGTCTGGAGACAAAAGTGCACCAgaaattgaaatggaaggagaaggaggaacaTTCAAGATGCCACATATAAAAATGCCAAATATTGATTTATCACTTCCAAAGGGAAAAAGTGGAGAGATTGAAGGACCAGAGGTGGAAATTGAAGGAGAGGGTGGAAAATCCAAGATGCCACATATGAAAATGCCAAATATTGATGTATCAATTCCAAAAGGAAAAAGTGGAGAGGTTGAAGGACCAGAGGTGGAAATTGAAGGAGAGGGTGGAAAATTCAAGATGCCACATATGAAAATGCCAAATATTCATATATCACTTCTAAAAGGAAAAACTGGTGATGTTAATGTAACTGAATCGGAaattgagggagatggaggaaaaTCCAAGATGCCACATATGAAAATGCCAAATGTTGATATATCACTTTCAAGAGGGAAAACTGGAGAGATTGAAGCACCAGAGATGGAAATTCAGTCAGAGGGAGGAAAGTTCAAAATGCCAAAGGTAGATATATCACTTCCGAAAGGAAAGTATGGAGAAATTCGAGCACCAGAAATGGAAGTCAAAGGAGGAAATTTCAAGATGCCACATATGAAAATGCCAAATATTGCCATATCACTTCCAAAAGGAAAAAGTGGAGATGTTAATGCACCTGAATTGGAAATGGATGGTGAGGGTGGAAGATATAAGATGCCAGAAATCAAACTGTCAAATATAGATATTACAATGCCAAAGGGAAATTCTGGTGACATTGATGCTGAAATCAAACAGCCCAATGCTGAGGCAGAAGGAAATATAAAAATGCCTTTGATTGGTTTACCAACGTTTACAACTCCCGACCTTGATTTGGACATGAATGTTGGAAACCCCAACCATGGAGCTGAGGTTCATGGGAAAAGTTCAGACAAAACTGGTTCACATTCTGAGGGAGACCATAAGACGAAAATCAAAATGCCAACAATAGACATAGAGTGCCCAAAAGAAGATATGGAGCTGGATATAGGCTTCCATAAAGCTGAGGGAAAGAAGGACAGAAAAATAATAGAGTTGCCTGACTTAGACCTTAAAACTTCTGGTACCAAAGGTAAGGGGCCAAAAGTCAAAAGCACCAAATTCAAAATTGGATTGCCAAAAATGAAGAACACTGGAGATCAAGCATTAGATGCAACCACAAAGAAGACTGGGAAAGAGAATGAAGGGGCCAGTGGTAGATTTATGATTAAGAAGACAAAGCTTGGCAAAGGTGCAGATGTGGCGGCAGATGCGAAGGCAGTTGGTTCTGTGTTGCCAAACATCTCCTTCCCAGATGTGGGCTTCTCAGTATCCAAAGGAGCCAGCCAAGAGGATGAAGGTCATGGTCCAGAGATGAGTGCTAAATTGCCAAAATTCAAACTCCCTAATGTGGAGATCTCAGGTCCTTCAATGATTGGCCAAGGAGGAGCACAAATCAACAGCGGACAACAAGAAAACAAAGATGGTATCAAGTTTCAAATGCCAAAGGTTACTCTACCGTCTGTGGGGCTGAAGAGCAAACAAGGCTCTGCCGAGCCCACTGGCACAGATGCCGGCACAGAGAATGGATTCACATTACCTAATCTTGGAATCAAAGTCCTCAAAATACCAGATATAGACTTTGATATTGGAGCATCTCAAGCTGAGGACCAAGGGGCAGAAACAAGTACAAGACAAAAAATCAAAATACCCAAGTTCGGGGTGGCTTTACCTGCTATGTCTTCACCTGAAGCTAGAGTACATTTGAAGGACCCAGAGGTTGAGTATGAAGGACCTAAAATGCCCAAAGTTAAAAAAGCTGTATTTGTTTTGGTGAATCCCCAAACAGACCACTCCACTATGTCCACTATGTGTGAAGCAAGTGTCGAGTCTGGAGAGGCTAAAATCAGAATGCCAAAGATCAAAATGAAGCCATCGTTTGGAAAGTCAGGATCCAAGGAAAAGAGTGTTGCTTTGAGCATTGAAGGAGACGTGGATAGAGATGACAAGTCAAAGGGAGCAAAGCAAAAGATTCCCAAAGTCACCTTCTCTCCAGGCAAAACAGGTTCATTTGATGTAACCCTAAAAGGTGAGGGGTCTAGTTCCAGCCTCAATGGTGAGAAGGTTTCAACATTCCAGAACGGATCCAAGGAGGATAAAGCTAAGTTTGTGAAGCTCAAGCTTCCAAAGATAGAGTTCTCATCGCCATACTCAAAAataggcagaggagaagaggacctTGAAATGAGTGCTAAGCTTGTCAAAGAGTCCTCGGGAACTGACGGAGAAACCAAGAGGAAGAAAGTGAAATCAGGCAAAATGTCCTTCCCGGGATTTAAGAAGAAGACAtcaaaaggagaggaggaaactCAAGACAGTGTGGTGTCCTCATCCGCCAGGACAGAAATGCTAGATCAGGATAGTTCAGAATCAACAACGGCCATGGTCTCCATTGGCTTTGTTCCAGGGAAGTCTAGGGGGCAGGCAGAGGCTGAGAGCAACAAGAAGGAGATGGAAGGAAAGCAGTCAACCTGGTTCAAGTCCCCCAAATTCAACCTGAAACCCAACTCAACAGGAATTCTCCTCATTACACCAGAAGGTTCTCCCCAGGGCAGCAGATCCTCGCTCCAATGCCAGGGTGTAGATGAAACTGCAGGTAACTTCCGGCTCCAGATGCCAAGCACGGGGTTCTCCACGCAGGAGGTGTCTGAGGAGAATGTTACCACAACAAAGGAGGGAACCGTAACTGTGGTGACAAAGACGACAAAAAATACGGTAACAGAGTCCAGAACTGGTCAAACCCACACATCGCTATCCCATTGTAATCACTGA
- the prx gene encoding periaxin isoform X2: MDSSTDAQAVEETASEVVEVVLETEAEAGASGYSVTGGGERGLFIKDVLKDSTAAKHLSLQQGDQLLSARVYFDNVKYEDALKILQCAEPYKVSFFLKRTIAGADVTMHPGTTSLELKGPKTKMQKMVRL, from the exons ATGGATTCTTCAACAGATGCCCAAGCAGTG GAGGAAACTGCATCTGAGGTGGTGGAGGTTGTGCTGGAGacagaggctgaggctggagccaGCGGCTACAGTGTCACAGGTGGAGGGGAGCGAGGCCTCTTCATTAAGGACGTCCTTAAAGACTCCACTGCAGCAAAGCATCTAAGCCTCCAGCAAG GAGATCAGTTGCTCAGTGCAAGAGTCTACTTTGACAATGTGAAGTATGAGGATGCCCTGAAGATCTTGCAGTGTGCAGAGCCTTATAAAGTCTCCTTTTTCCTGAAGAGGACCATCGCCGGAGCTGATGTCACCATGCACCCTGGCACCACCAGCTTGGAACTGAAAGGACCCAAAACCAAGATGCAGAAAATGGTACGGCTATGA